From one Culex quinquefasciatus strain JHB chromosome 3, VPISU_Cqui_1.0_pri_paternal, whole genome shotgun sequence genomic stretch:
- the LOC6041805 gene encoding guanine nucleotide-binding protein-like 3 homolog → MEPVPKMKKEDEDYVPDMDQASADEEDDDEDESAMEQEEMEGDEDEDDDDAESDVPGDYIEEEMLVFADFEKYLATEELIDPNVRVKVIGIETENPIVQINNDLYKGSYDFAIGTNVFLEEDPEGKAAIDPLYSPNPEKLYKYSGQSSKVLKMKRIFVTPKTEQPAATDVKVKPEPTDELEEPDEIDNATSKEKERYIVRQNYEEALNLHLPEGVYPPRHIDLEHNCEAIVRRTLTTLNMAESDMEDDPCGGDFKPVM, encoded by the coding sequence ATGGAACCGGTGCCGAAAATGAAAAAGGAAGACGAAGATTACGTCCCGGACATGGATCAGGCATCGGCCGATGAAGAGGATGACGACGAAGATGAATCCGCAATGGAGCAGGAGGAAATGGAAGGGGACGAAgatgaggacgacgacgacgccgaaaGTGATGTGCCCGGAGATTACATCGAAGAAGAGATGCTGGTGTTTGCTGACTTTGAAAAGTATCTGGCCACGGAAGAGCTCATCGATCCCAACGTACGGGTTAAGGTGATTGGGATCGAAACCGAGAATCCCATCGTCCAAATCAACAACGATCTGTATAAGGGCTCTTACGACTTCGCCATTGGGACAAACGTGTTCCTAGAGGAAGATCCTGAGGGTAAGGCCGCAATCGATCCGCTGTACAGTCCAAATCCTGAGAAGTTGTACAAATACTCCGGTCAGAGCTCGAAGGTGCTTAAAATGAAGCGGATATTCGTGACGCCAAAAACGGAACAACCGGCGGCTACCGACGTAAAGGTGAAACCGGAGCCAACCGACGAGCTCGAAGAACCGGACGAAATAGACAACGCCACGTCCAAGGAGAAAGAGCGGTACATTGTGCGGCAGAATTACGAGGAAGCGCTGAATCTGCACCTGCCCGAGGGCGTCTACCCGCCAAGGCACATCGATCTGGAGCACAACTGCGAGGCGATCGTCCGGCGAACCTTGACCACGCTGAACATGGCCGAGAGCGATATGGAGGACGACCCGTGTGGTGGCGACTTTAAGCCGGTGATGTGa